The Agrococcus sp. SGAir0287 DNA window AGACGCCGCGAACCCCGTGTACGCGCGCATGATGAGCGCGCTGCAGTCCGAGCTGGACGCGCACGGCATCCGGCTGCTCATGCAGCAGGTGCCCGCGGAGCCCGTCGACGCGATCGACGCGTTGAGCGCGGGGCTCGTCGACGGCGCGGTCGTCGTGGCGCTGCGCGTCACGGACGCGCTCGTGCGCGCCGTGCGCCGGGCGGCCGTGCCGGTCGTCGTCCTCGGCCTCGTCGAGGCGGCGGGCATCGACAGCGTGCGGGCGGACTCGCGATCGGGCATGGCGCTGCTCGTCGAGCACCTCGCCTCGCGCGGCGCGCACCGCGTCGGGCTCGTCGTGGGCCCGACGGACACCACGCCGGGTCGCACGCGTCTCGACGGCTTCGTCGCCGCGTGCCGTGCGCAGGGCGTCGACGCGGGGCTCGTCGAGGTAGCCGAGGACTTCACGCACGCGGCTGCGCGCCCGGCGGCGCGCGCGCTGCTGGCGCGCGGCGTGCCGGACGCCATCGTCGCGGCGAACGACGCGATGGCCCTCGCCACGCTGCGCGAGTGCGCGACGCTGGGGCTGCGTGTGCCGCACGACCTGCTGCTCGCCGGGCTCGACGACACGGAGCCGGCCGAGCTCTCGGTGCCGAGCCTGACGAGCGTCGACCTCGGCGCCCACGAGCGCGCACGCATCGCCGCGCGCACGCTGCTCGCGCGCATCGACGGCGCCGGCCCGTCCGGCGCCACGGCCGTCGCGCCGCGGCTCGTCGTGCGCGAGTCGACCACGGAGGAGACCGCATGACCGCCGTCGCCACGCGGCCGGAGGCGCCGACGCCTCCCGCGCCGTCGCGCCGCCGTCGCGGGCGGCAGGAGTGGAGCGCCTACCTGCTCTTCGTGCCCGCGATGATCCCCATCCTCGCCTTCAGCGTCTACCCGCTCGCCCAGGGCATCGCCCTCGGCTTCACCGACGCGCAATCGGGGCTGAACGCGGTGACGACGTTCACGGGCATCGACAACTACGTGCGACTGGCCGACTACTCATTGTTCTGGCAGTCGTTCGGGATCGGACTCGTGTGGGCGTTCTCGGTGACGCTCATCCAGTTCGTGGCCTCGCTGTGCCTCGCGATGCTGCTGAACGCGAACCTCTGGGGCCAGGGCATCGCGCGCACGATCGCGCTCATCCCGTGGGCGATGCCGCCCGTCATCATCGCGATCATGTGGCGGTTCATGCTCCACCCCACCTACGGCGCCATCAACGGCGGGCTCGGCGCGCTCGGGCTGCCCGACGACACGAACTGGCTCGGCACGGCGCAGTGGGCGCTGCCCGCCGTGATCCTCGTCGGCGTGTGGGCGGGCATGCCGCAGACGACCATCACGCTGCTCGCGGGGCTGCAGGGCATCGACGACCAGCTGCACGAGGCCGCGCAGCTCGACGGCGCCGGTCGCTGGCA harbors:
- a CDS encoding carbohydrate ABC transporter permease, whose protein sequence is MTAVATRPEAPTPPAPSRRRRGRQEWSAYLLFVPAMIPILAFSVYPLAQGIALGFTDAQSGLNAVTTFTGIDNYVRLADYSLFWQSFGIGLVWAFSVTLIQFVASLCLAMLLNANLWGQGIARTIALIPWAMPPVIIAIMWRFMLHPTYGAINGGLGALGLPDDTNWLGTAQWALPAVILVGVWAGMPQTTITLLAGLQGIDDQLHEAAQLDGAGRWQRFWNITIPGLRPVIVAITTLDFINNFNSFALVYVLTAGAYGTMLPMLFAYNEAFRYGNFGLASAMGNVIVVVIAVFLFVYLRAQAKARTA
- a CDS encoding LacI family DNA-binding transcriptional regulator, which translates into the protein MAEGSTLAAVAARAGVSIASASRALNGGIASTATIARVQQAADDLGYRPNLMARGLQSGRTGQVAMLVPDAANPVYARMMSALQSELDAHGIRLLMQQVPAEPVDAIDALSAGLVDGAVVVALRVTDALVRAVRRAAVPVVVLGLVEAAGIDSVRADSRSGMALLVEHLASRGAHRVGLVVGPTDTTPGRTRLDGFVAACRAQGVDAGLVEVAEDFTHAAARPAARALLARGVPDAIVAANDAMALATLRECATLGLRVPHDLLLAGLDDTEPAELSVPSLTSVDLGAHERARIAARTLLARIDGAGPSGATAVAPRLVVRESTTEETA